A genomic region of Mycobacterium sp. Aquia_213 contains the following coding sequences:
- a CDS encoding glycosyltransferase yields the protein MRVLLSTYDSRGGVEPLLGLAVQLQALGAEAVVCAPPDDEFAERAAGFGIPLVGFGPSVRAVTTAATQSSEEDVRGHVLGLLAAQFDTVADVAQGCDAVVSTALVWTAAGARSVADKLGIHYVYASYHPTHLPSPYHPPPEYVGRGMGTSEIDNRVMWNHNAHNANTLFGPTLNSHRAAIGLPPVSDVRTYAYTDHPWLAADPALGPWQPLADLHVVQTGAWLLHDERPLAAELEEFLDAGTPPVYVGFGSMPLWGSKDVVPMAIEAIRAQGRRVLLSHGWADLAPIDDRDDCMAVGEVNQQALFGRVAAVLHHGGAGTTTTAARAGVPQLVVPQGADQVYWACRVAELGIGAACDGPTPPHGSLPAALELVLADDTRARANEVAATMRTDGAAAAAKLLLDAVSLEKR from the coding sequence TTGCGCGTCTTGTTGTCGACATACGATTCGCGCGGCGGCGTCGAACCACTGCTGGGACTCGCGGTGCAGCTGCAGGCGCTCGGCGCGGAAGCGGTGGTGTGCGCGCCGCCCGACGACGAATTTGCCGAGCGGGCAGCCGGTTTCGGGATTCCGCTGGTGGGATTCGGCCCGTCGGTACGCGCGGTGACGACCGCGGCGACGCAGTCGTCGGAGGAGGATGTGCGCGGGCATGTGCTCGGGCTGCTCGCCGCACAGTTCGACACGGTCGCCGACGTCGCGCAGGGATGCGACGCGGTGGTGTCGACCGCCCTGGTGTGGACGGCGGCCGGCGCGCGGTCGGTGGCCGACAAACTCGGCATCCACTACGTCTACGCGAGCTACCATCCGACCCACCTGCCATCGCCCTACCACCCGCCGCCGGAGTACGTCGGCCGCGGCATGGGGACGAGCGAGATCGATAACCGGGTGATGTGGAACCACAACGCCCACAACGCCAATACGTTGTTCGGCCCGACGCTCAACAGCCACCGGGCGGCGATCGGTCTGCCCCCGGTAAGCGACGTACGTACTTACGCCTACACCGACCACCCGTGGCTGGCCGCCGACCCGGCGCTGGGCCCATGGCAGCCGCTGGCGGACCTGCACGTCGTGCAGACCGGGGCGTGGCTGCTGCACGACGAGCGCCCACTCGCGGCGGAGCTGGAGGAGTTCCTGGACGCCGGCACCCCGCCGGTGTACGTGGGCTTCGGCAGCATGCCGCTGTGGGGTTCCAAGGACGTCGTCCCGATGGCGATCGAGGCCATCCGCGCCCAGGGTCGGCGTGTGCTGCTTTCCCATGGCTGGGCCGACCTGGCCCCCATCGATGACCGCGACGACTGCATGGCTGTCGGTGAGGTCAACCAGCAGGCGCTGTTCGGGCGGGTGGCCGCCGTCCTGCACCACGGCGGCGCCGGCACGACGACGACGGCAGCCCGAGCGGGCGTGCCCCAGCTCGTCGTGCCGCAGGGGGCCGACCAGGTGTACTGGGCCTGCCGGGTGGCCGAGCTGGGCATCGGCGCCGCATGCGACGGTCCGACTCCGCCGCACGGCTCCCTGCCGGCCGCACTCGAGCTGGTCCTGGCAGACGACACCCGCGCCCGCGCGAACGAGGTGGCGGCCACGATGCGCACCGACGGTGCGGCGGCGGCCGCGAAGTTGTTGCTCGACGCGGTGAGCTTGGAAAAGCGCTAG
- a CDS encoding acyl-CoA dehydrogenase family protein yields MSIGDLLYSDTEQALRDSVRQLFAEQCAPEVVTRAYDPTPQDFSGVWRRLAAELGVAGLLVPESLGGAGASAREAAVVMEEIGRAVAPVPFLSSAVLATVALLRAGETETLSALAQGEPTAALVVPLSTAPGDPIAGVSSGTDGLTGTVSSVAGAAEADVLVVPVAGADGIELHTVSRSAPGVEVSPLLALDMTRPLANVQFSAASSTLVGAGPGADAAVAAALETGAALLASEQLGVAQWCFETTLAYAKQRKQFGRAIGSYQAIKHRLADLWFEVGSATAAARYAADTCASEDPDASIAAAIAQAYCSGIAVHAAEECVQLHGGIGMTWEYPAHLYLKRAKSDQLAFGTAYRHRARLAGLVDLPVS; encoded by the coding sequence ATGAGCATCGGGGACTTGCTCTACTCCGACACCGAGCAGGCGTTGCGCGACAGCGTCCGCCAACTGTTCGCCGAACAGTGTGCGCCAGAGGTGGTGACCCGGGCGTATGACCCAACGCCACAAGACTTTTCCGGTGTCTGGCGGCGGCTGGCCGCTGAGCTGGGGGTGGCCGGGCTGCTGGTGCCGGAGTCGCTCGGCGGCGCCGGCGCGAGTGCGCGCGAGGCCGCGGTCGTGATGGAGGAGATCGGCCGGGCGGTCGCGCCGGTACCGTTCCTGTCCAGCGCGGTGCTCGCCACGGTCGCGCTGTTGCGTGCCGGCGAGACCGAAACCCTGTCCGCGCTGGCCCAAGGCGAGCCGACCGCGGCGCTGGTGGTGCCGCTGTCCACCGCGCCCGGCGATCCGATCGCGGGGGTGAGCAGCGGCACCGACGGCCTGACCGGGACGGTCAGCAGCGTCGCCGGCGCCGCCGAGGCCGACGTGCTGGTGGTGCCGGTCGCGGGCGCCGACGGCATCGAGTTACACACCGTCTCCCGCAGTGCGCCGGGGGTCGAGGTGTCACCGCTGCTGGCCCTGGACATGACGAGACCGCTTGCTAATGTCCAGTTTTCGGCGGCATCGTCAACCCTGGTCGGAGCCGGCCCCGGGGCGGACGCGGCCGTGGCGGCCGCGCTGGAGACCGGTGCGGCGCTGCTGGCGTCCGAACAACTCGGGGTGGCGCAGTGGTGCTTCGAGACCACGCTGGCCTATGCCAAGCAGCGCAAGCAGTTCGGCCGTGCGATCGGGTCCTATCAGGCGATCAAGCATCGGTTGGCGGATCTGTGGTTCGAGGTCGGTTCGGCGACGGCCGCGGCGCGCTACGCCGCGGATACCTGCGCTTCCGAAGATCCCGACGCGAGCATCGCCGCGGCCATCGCGCAGGCCTACTGCAGCGGAATCGCGGTGCACGCCGCCGAGGAGTGTGTGCAGCTGCACGGCGGCATCGGTATGACCTGGGAGTATCCGGCCCACCTGTACCTCAAGCGGGCCAAGAGCGATCAGTTGGCGTTCGGTACCGCTTACCGTCATCGGGCCCGGCTGGCCGGCCTGGTGGACCTGCCGGTCTCGTAA